In Rutidosis leptorrhynchoides isolate AG116_Rl617_1_P2 chromosome 2, CSIRO_AGI_Rlap_v1, whole genome shotgun sequence, one genomic interval encodes:
- the LOC139888509 gene encoding protein SPIRAL1-like 5 has translation MSNNNSGGGKSSLGYLFGLEKLGQQQNDHQSKVSSSPICLPPYGTDDMEKSPEKVLLSLHPIKKDDPISPKQYVVYHGDHKSSDFLVTGRPSTKVKSVPGGDSSLGYLFGNKG, from the exons ATGAGCAACAACAACTCTGGTGGAGGAAAAAGTTCTCTAGGATACTTGTTCGGGTTAGAAAAATTAGGGCAACAACAAAATGATCATCAATCTAAAGTATCATCGTCCCCGATTTGTTTGCCACCGTATGGCACCGATGATATGGAGAAGTCGCCGGAAAAGGTACTCCTAAGTCTTCATCCCATCAAGAAAGATGACCCCATTTCCCCCAAGCAATATGTCGTCTATCATGGTGATCATAAATCTAGCGATTTTCTAGTGACA GGCCGTCCATCAACAAAGGTCAAATCAGTTCCCGGTGGAGATTCATCTCTTGGATATTTGTTTGGAAATAAGGGATAA